The genomic interval TCTTGCTTGCGCACAATATAACCTTCGTTCTCAAGTCGTACGAGCATGCGAGATATACCGCCTTGCGTAACCGTTACTTTCTCGGCTAAAACCATTTGGGTTAGAGGCTGATAGACACGAATCTGCATGAGTACATCAAATTGAGCAGTCGTTAAATCAAATTGTTTTAAAAATTCATTTGACATCTGGTTGCTCTGATTCGTAAAACGCATCAGCCGAAGCCAAATTAACGAACCTAACGTATTATTCTGCATTTCGTTCCCCCTCTCAATGACTATGCCATCACTTTACTACTCAATTGATAAAATGGCAAGTGTGAATGTTTAAGTTTGAAAAGCTACAATTAATGGAAAGATTAATGCACTTAATTAATTATAGTTACTTGACAAAGAAAATTATATTCGCTATTATTATCTCATATTAAAGATACTCAACGTAAAGGAAGTTGGCGTATTTTTATTATCCATCTTTTTAAGAATAACCCTTCCTTGTTTAAGAAATACTGATCATTAACTATTTGTTATTCTAAGGACGGTTCTTGTTCTAAAGCTTTACAACATGATTTGGCAGTGTCTGCAAAAGGTTTTCTAGACAAATGATTTGGTAGAACAACTATTGAGGAGGAAAAAACAGTGTCAAAATTAAATATCGGTATTATTTTAGGAAGTACTCGTCAAGGTCGTCTTAGCCCGCAAGTTGGTGAATGGGTGAAGAAAATCGCTGATCAACGCGGAGATGCTAATTATGAAATCGTTGATATCGCGGATTTCAAGCTCCCGCTCTTGGGAGAAAGCGATGCTACTGAGCAAGCAA from Paenibacillus sp. FSL K6-3182 carries:
- a CDS encoding MarR family winged helix-turn-helix transcriptional regulator, which encodes MQNNTLGSLIWLRLMRFTNQSNQMSNEFLKQFDLTTAQFDVLMQIRVYQPLTQMVLAEKVTVTQGGISRMLVRLENEGYIVRKQDWKTKTISLTEKAEAILDNAMPSQLAFQTSFFEDVLNEDEQKTLYALMTRIHKHSQKKKLPSE